DNA sequence from the Hoylesella buccalis ATCC 35310 genome:
CTGCCTTGATGCCCTTATGCAAGCAGCACCATGCGGTGAGCGTCATTAGTGCGGGATGGGATCCGGGATCCGACTCCATTGTGCGCACGCTGATGCAAAGTTTGGCACCCAAAGGCCTTAGCTATACCAACTTCGGACCAGGCATGTCGATGGGACACAGCGTGTGCGCCAGAGGCAAGAAGGGCGTGAAGAATGCGCTGTCGATGACCATTCCACTGGGCGAGGGCATCCACCGACGCATGGTATACGTGGAGTTGGAAGAGGGTGCCACGCTTGATGAGGTGACCAAGGAAATCAAAGCCGACCCCTATTTCGCACACGACGAGACACATGTCATGGCCGTTGAGTCGGTCGACGCGGTGCGTGACATGGGACATGGCGTACACTTGGTGCGCAAGGGAGTGAGCGGTACCACGCAAAACCAGCGCATGGAGTTCAGCATGAGCATCAACAATCCGGCGCTCACCGCACAAGTATTGGTCAACGTGGCACGCGCCAGCATGCGCCAACAGCCCGGATGTTACACCATGGTGGAGCTTCCTGTCATCGACATGTTGCCCGGTGAGCGGGAATATCTCATCAAACATCTGGTATAACAGCTTCACCCTTCCCTCCTTGAGAGGGAAGGAAAGCGAATGAAAAGCTGGTCTACAGCTTCGGCTCTCCGTACAGATGGTCCCACCAAGTGGAATCATCTTTGAGCCATTTGGCGAACCATGCAAAGATGGTATTCTGCCATTTCAGGCGCTTGTTATAATCGGTGATGTGGTGATTTTCACCATCTACCACCACAAAGGCCGTGGGGCGTCCCAAGAGTTTCAGCGCCGTGAACATCTGGATGCTCTC
Encoded proteins:
- a CDS encoding diaminopimelate dehydrogenase; protein product: MKKIRAAVVGYGNIGHYAVQALEAAEDFEIAGIVRRQGAENKPAELADYKVVKDIKELTDVDVAILATPTRSCKEHAQQILPLGINTVDSFDIHTDIVDYRAALMPLCKQHHAVSVISAGWDPGSDSIVRTLMQSLAPKGLSYTNFGPGMSMGHSVCARGKKGVKNALSMTIPLGEGIHRRMVYVELEEGATLDEVTKEIKADPYFAHDETHVMAVESVDAVRDMGHGVHLVRKGVSGTTQNQRMEFSMSINNPALTAQVLVNVARASMRQQPGCYTMVELPVIDMLPGEREYLIKHLV